The DNA sequence TAATTCTTGTTGGCACACATAATCAATAATACCAACaagttaattaattgattatgttgCTCCAATTTTATACCGGTCACTCTTGGGTTCGCAGGATAATCAGTTATGCATCAAACATAATCGATTATATGGTCACTGGTCAGTTATGCAAACTTTTGCCATAATCGATTATCATACAGCTTTAATTGAGTTTAAAATCTTTTCAAAATTAGTCTCAAGTGTCCTCTAATCTTGTGATATAACCAATTATGACAATGACAAATATTAAGTGTTCTAAGCACATTGATTAATAAACTTAAAACAGAAATACTTTTAGTgggagataaaaaaattttattcatgatattttttacattgtcttataatttacacaataaatattttttttttctaattcctTAATCAATACTCTAATGATATTGAGTAGCAAAACTCTATTACGATTACATAATTAATTGTATCcattaaattcaattaaaaaaacaaggcATCTTGGCTCCGATTGTTCTATGTTTGGGGTAAATGTTATTTTggttaaccattttttttacttacctAATTATTTTTGGTGACAAGGTGGGAAAAACTCCTCTCTGGGAGAATTTCAATAAGTGGAGAGAAATTCTTTTGAGCaaccattaatattatatagaGACAAGGACAAATGACAAGCTGTTTTATAAAGATGATGTGACGTGCACGCATCAGCCATCAAGACTCAGACGTAACCAATGTCGTACAAGACTCTTCAATGTGGCTACAGCAAATCACATCTTTTTCGGGAAAGTGTTCGTTCGTATATAATAATACCTCCattaatagaaataattgataattggtAACAGAAAGAAGTGTCTAGtctatctagaattcaataatttactattttaggcaaataaaaacaaattaaacttgagaagaaaaaaaggccTGCAAAGGGACATTGTACCttaaattaaaagattgaaGTTTCATGTAGTTTCTTTTTCATCATCCATTGAACTGAAccttaaattaattatagaacCATGTTTGCAACTACCAATTCCTCCACTTTGTCACCTTTATTCTCTTTCAGTAGAACAACAGCAACCTCTCTGCCTTCCAAACCCACATTCTGGAATTTGGTTCCAATGAAACAATCTTCTTCTCCGGGGCACTTGGCCTTAGCCTTAGACAATCCACGTAGAACACTTCACGTGTCTTGTGGCTCCACATCACCACATGCTTCCCAGAGATCATCAATTCAggttccattttatttgtttgattttatttatagcATCCTAGAATTTCTTGTGACATGTTCTAATTCTTTTTGAACCCAAAATTCTGCTATGTTTGTTGTGCTTAATGTTATAATATGATGTACTCCCCCAGAGGACTTGATTTATTGTTGGATAAAAGATCATTTTGGTCCTGAATGTGCAAGACCTAATTATCGCACTTTTTTACAGATTGAGTGACTAAATCAGAATTTCGTTCTTTCAAGGCTAAATTGTTATCAATTTACACGTTAAGGGACCAAAATGATCATTGTGCTTGATTGTTTCTTCTGTtaattttgaagagaaaaatgaatttgacACTTGATTGTATCGCCAATGGATATCCATGATGCTTATAgtgatagtaaggccttgtttGTTTActgttttcaaaaacattttctgttttccaaaAGTTGTGTCCACTTTGAAAGTGTTTGTCCCTGAGCATATTTCTGTTTTCTAAAAGGTTGTCTCCTAAACACTTGaatcataaaagaaaatagaagagggTGAGAAAACATATCCTAGCTGTTTACGGTTTTAGGTTTTTAAATCACTTGTTTTGGAagcaattttcaaaacaaaaaagatttagGACGAGAAATTGATTGCTGCATGGTGTGAAATTGGTTTACAAAGcagtttttgaaataaaaaagtgagaaggGAATCAAACATGTCCTAACTATTGAGATTTTGGTCTGGATTCTCTGTTTCTCATGAGAATACGGTTTCTCTTCATGCAGGGGGGTGAAGCTTTTTTCAGGGGTGTGTTGGAAAGTATGCAATCTGTTTACTTGAACAGAAATCGTACTGCTAAGGCCATATTGGACCTTGTTCACTCTGCTGAGAATAACTCATTATGCTATGATCATCTTGCATTCAGGACATTTGGGGTACTTCTCTTGGCTTTAGTTCCTTACACTTTACACTTTTCTGTGTGACTCAGTTATACCTGATTAGCCCATTCATGTGTATCGTACTATCATTGCACTTAATTAGGTGAATGGTTATGGAATTGATTCCATGGCTAGTTTTTTTCTGGATTATGGCTATACACAAAGGGAAGAGTTGAGGTTTCCAGCCAAAAAGTTGAGGGCTTTGTGGTTTTCTCCTCCTGCTGATTCACTGGCTAGCAATGGCAGTGGCATTAATGGGCCTTTGCCAAGAATATTTATATCAGAGCTACTGGTAGATCAAATGAGTCCACAAACTCAGGTGTGTTCGTAAGAAAAATGTTCAATTAATGTCACTTTACATCTATGGTCTGAGAATTAAATTTAGTATGATGGAGGCTGGTTTCCTCCTTCTATTTTGCAACCTGTTTAAAATGTTAGCAACTGTACCAAGAAAAGTTTCAAATATTAGCAAAGTAATAATATGATAAAGATAATCTTTTATCATGATGTTCTTGTGGTTGTTTTTATGTAAGGGTGCGGTGAAAATAGGTAAGACTGATGGTCCGAGGCCTATGGCCTAACCCCTATCAGGCGTAGTCAAGTTAGGCCTATTTACTAAATAAGTTGGGAGAAGGACTTTTAAAAGCCTGTTTAATTTATGTTAGGCTAGAAGTTTGGTCCTGATACTTGACACTATTTCTTGGTTTAGTTCTTACATGAAAAAACTTTACACTTTGGTCCCTACTTTAATAAGTATTTACAAATTAGTTCCCACCATTTGTCAGCGTCATAATAGTGTTGTGCTGGGCTATTTACAACTGCTATGTGACTTTCACCACTATTTTTATGTGGCAAATTGAGCAGCTATTTTGTTTTTCAGCTCTTCATATACTCAATGGTATGATGCTAAAAGGAGTACTGCataattttctgaaatttaCTAAATTGTACCAGGGTTTGAGTTTAACATATGTTAATTCTTGTTATCTTCTCTCTCACTATTTTGGACTTAAAATCCATCACAATCCCAGTTGTTGAAATTGTGTTTATAGGTTCCGTTTTACTTGGTATGGGGATAGATCATAGATAATTTCTTGAATGGTTCCTATGCAACTACCGGAACCGTTGTAAACTTGTAAGG is a window from the Glycine max cultivar Williams 82 chromosome 2, Glycine_max_v4.0, whole genome shotgun sequence genome containing:
- the LOC547714 gene encoding uncharacterized protein, encoding MFATTNSSTLSPLFSFSRTTATSLPSKPTFWNLVPMKQSSSPGHLALALDNPRRTLHVSCGSTSPHASQRSSIQGGEAFFRGVLESMQSVYLNRNRTAKAILDLVHSAENNSLCYDHLAFRTFGVNGYGIDSMASFFLDYGYTQREELRFPAKKLRALWFSPPADSLASNGSGINGPLPRIFISELLVDQMSPQTQEIIKKYTESSVDGNKYAALASSLGHLTWEKPLYSEFQQLASESEYAAWTLVNGYALNHVTISTHRLKTHLKEIKKLNQFIKDSGFRLNSEGGVLKVSPDGLLQQSSTVADSISFKFSDGITESVPCSYIEFAERLVLPQYKNLPDTEVKEFHRRDGFEVASADKIFESTSKEQLSRVGS